Proteins from one Deinococcus sp. AB2017081 genomic window:
- a CDS encoding DUF5662 family protein, protein MTTYDSRPDTYAHITEVRGLLLAVAADLTRRAHAHDLSKLASPEVEVFDRVTPRLRELEYGSEAYKASLAEMGTALTHHYAHNDHHPEHHPDGVQGMTLIQVVEMLCDWMAATKRHATGDIRRSIDLNAARFGYGEELKTLLLNTVAELERGALRHADTDIEAFRR, encoded by the coding sequence ATGACGACATACGATTCCCGCCCGGACACCTACGCCCACATCACCGAGGTGCGCGGCCTGCTCCTCGCCGTGGCGGCTGACCTGACGCGCCGGGCCCACGCCCACGACCTGAGCAAGCTGGCCAGCCCTGAGGTCGAGGTGTTCGACCGCGTGACGCCCCGCCTGCGGGAACTGGAATACGGCAGCGAGGCGTACAAGGCCAGCTTGGCTGAGATGGGCACAGCGCTGACCCACCACTACGCGCACAACGACCATCACCCGGAACATCACCCGGACGGCGTGCAGGGCATGACGCTGATTCAGGTCGTGGAGATGCTGTGCGACTGGATGGCCGCCACCAAGCGCCACGCCACAGGCGATATCCGCAGGAGCATCGATCTGAACGCGGCCCGCTTTGGCTATGGCGAGGAGCTGAAAACCCTCCTGCTGAACACCGTGGCGGAGCTGGAACGGGGGGCGCTGCGCCACGCGGACACGGATATCGAGGCGTTCCGCCGCTGA
- a CDS encoding minor capsid protein, whose amino-acid sequence MADLRLTELLRVLDLAALREQRHMSTMLRAVVRQYRAVSLADVTRQLREALDAPDTRSARARTDLVLKALDIAVKELKLPPAQAERIVRSAVRGRVQSLDELIRLQNPQFSFNDPREVQARAVSVARRDMNTYWAKEQRRFRSDVARVTRQAIRTGLNSEQAADLLQARLKVSRNRAVLIATDQLLTAAATADRLRQRDMGITEYVWRSQHDQKVRDRHRVLDRLGRRGVRRRWSGEPDGIYPGKEIRCRCRAVPVVPAALPRAA is encoded by the coding sequence ATGGCCGACCTGCGCCTGACCGAACTGCTGCGCGTGCTGGATCTCGCCGCCCTGCGCGAGCAGCGGCATATGAGCACCATGCTGCGGGCGGTCGTGCGCCAGTACCGGGCCGTGTCGCTGGCCGACGTGACCCGCCAGCTGCGCGAGGCCCTCGACGCGCCCGACACCCGCAGCGCCAGGGCCCGCACTGACCTGGTCTTGAAAGCGCTGGACATTGCCGTGAAGGAACTGAAGCTGCCGCCCGCCCAGGCCGAGCGGATCGTCCGGAGCGCCGTGCGGGGCCGCGTGCAGTCGCTCGACGAACTGATCCGGCTCCAGAATCCGCAGTTCAGCTTCAACGATCCCCGCGAGGTGCAGGCCCGCGCCGTGTCTGTCGCCCGCCGCGACATGAACACGTACTGGGCGAAGGAACAGCGGCGCTTCCGGAGCGACGTGGCGCGGGTGACCCGCCAGGCGATCCGCACGGGGCTGAATTCAGAGCAGGCGGCTGACCTGCTGCAGGCCCGCCTGAAGGTCAGCCGCAACCGGGCGGTGCTGATTGCGACGGATCAGCTGCTCACCGCTGCGGCCACCGCCGACCGTCTTCGGCAGCGCGACATGGGCATCACCGAGTACGTGTGGCGCAGCCAGCACGACCAGAAGGTGCGCGACCGGCACCGGGTGCTCGATCGCCTGGGCCGCCGGGGCGTGCGCCGCCGCTGGAGCGGGGAGCCGGACGGGATCTACCCAGGTAAAGAAATCCGGTGCCGCTGCCGCGCCGTGCCGGTCGTGCCGGCTGCCCTGCCCCGCGCGGCCTGA